From one Pontibacillus sp. HMF3514 genomic stretch:
- a CDS encoding gluconate 2-dehydrogenase subunit 3 family protein, giving the protein MAGEEKYSRREFLRKSGYAAGGLVGGGLIASLITKQVMEEDPKTKPSDPNLSSDHFNDAFMFFTNRDDFRVLAACCERIFPDDENGPGAIRLGVPFYIDHQLAGPWGNNTKEYMQGPFYKGQPTQGYQSRLNRGEIFRQGIQKIKVISQKEYQKSFQELEAEQQDNILSAFAQNKVNMSGTSSAEFFELMRAATIEGVYADPMYGGNRNMEGWKMKDFPGAQMAYIRQIQSDQFIEMEPQSLHNMLNK; this is encoded by the coding sequence ATGGCAGGTGAAGAGAAATATAGTCGTAGAGAGTTTTTGCGTAAAAGTGGCTATGCTGCAGGTGGATTAGTAGGTGGAGGATTAATTGCTAGTTTAATAACGAAACAAGTCATGGAAGAGGATCCGAAAACAAAACCTTCTGATCCGAATTTATCGAGTGATCATTTTAACGATGCGTTTATGTTTTTCACAAATCGTGATGACTTTCGTGTTCTTGCTGCATGCTGTGAGCGAATTTTTCCTGATGATGAAAACGGCCCTGGTGCGATTCGATTAGGGGTTCCTTTCTATATTGATCATCAATTAGCTGGTCCGTGGGGAAATAACACAAAAGAATACATGCAGGGTCCATTTTATAAAGGTCAACCGACACAAGGGTATCAATCTCGCTTAAATCGTGGCGAGATCTTTAGGCAAGGTATTCAAAAAATAAAAGTCATAAGTCAAAAGGAATATCAAAAGAGTTTTCAAGAGTTAGAAGCGGAACAACAAGACAACATTCTGTCAGCATTTGCTCAGAATAAAGTGAACATGTCAGGTACAAGTTCAGCAGAGTTTTTTGAGCTCATGCGTGCAGCCACTATTGAAGGGGTATATGCAGATCCCATGTATGGTGGAAACCGAAACATGGAGGGCTGGAAAATGAAAGATTTCCCGGGAGCTCAAATGGCTTATATCCGTCAGATTCAGAGCGATCAATTCATAGAAATGGAACCACAAAGTTTACACAATATGTTGAATAAGTAA
- a CDS encoding serine hydrolase: MKHRLRVTFLLLTMIMMTFTSMLVSPISASAAVDVKAKSAILVDGDTGKILFEKSADMALPPASMTKMMTEYLVLEAIDQGKISWDTTTRISDYPYSISADPAFSGVGLRQDKDYTVKELYKAMAVNSDNATTIALAELIAGSEGDFVKMMRQKAEEMGLPDYKFVNSTGLSNSDLGGNYPEGTQPDADNLLSARSAALLAYNLINDYPEALTYSSMPTIQFEDKKIENWNWMLPGMPGQLAQFGYQGLDGLKTGWTNMAGFCFTGTAERNGQRLISVVMKTDSKEARFAETRKLMDYGFNQFTKKELYPADYQIDGESTFAVTKGKEDSVEIASKDPISVTIQKGTEEQYSVEYKLDESKFNDEGELTAPIKKGEQLGTMNLKNSGDDFGYITDNESKRETVAVVTQSGVEKANWFVLTLRTIGDFFSDIFTSVADTVKGWF, encoded by the coding sequence TTGAAACATAGATTAAGAGTTACCTTTTTATTACTTACTATGATCATGATGACATTCACATCCATGCTCGTAAGCCCAATATCGGCTTCGGCAGCTGTCGATGTGAAGGCCAAATCTGCTATTCTAGTAGATGGTGATACAGGAAAGATTTTATTTGAAAAAAGTGCAGATATGGCATTGCCTCCTGCAAGTATGACGAAAATGATGACAGAATACTTAGTCCTTGAAGCAATAGATCAAGGAAAGATTAGCTGGGACACAACTACTCGTATAAGTGATTACCCTTATAGCATATCAGCTGATCCAGCTTTTTCTGGAGTTGGCTTACGTCAAGATAAAGATTACACGGTTAAAGAACTATATAAAGCTATGGCCGTTAACTCTGATAATGCAACAACCATTGCCTTAGCTGAACTCATTGCTGGTTCAGAAGGTGATTTTGTTAAAATGATGCGCCAAAAAGCTGAGGAGATGGGATTACCAGATTATAAATTTGTGAACTCAACAGGACTTTCAAACTCAGACTTAGGTGGTAATTACCCTGAAGGGACACAACCTGATGCAGATAACCTATTATCAGCACGTTCCGCAGCCCTTCTTGCTTATAATTTAATTAACGATTATCCAGAAGCCTTAACATACTCTAGTATGCCAACCATTCAATTTGAAGATAAGAAGATTGAAAACTGGAACTGGATGCTCCCAGGAATGCCTGGCCAACTTGCTCAGTTTGGGTATCAAGGCCTGGATGGATTGAAAACGGGTTGGACAAACATGGCTGGTTTCTGTTTCACAGGAACAGCAGAACGTAACGGACAGCGTCTGATCTCCGTAGTCATGAAAACAGATAGTAAAGAAGCTCGATTTGCTGAAACACGCAAATTGATGGACTATGGATTTAACCAATTTACGAAAAAAGAATTATACCCAGCAGATTATCAAATTGATGGGGAATCAACTTTTGCTGTAACAAAAGGTAAAGAGGATTCTGTAGAAATTGCTTCTAAAGATCCGATATCTGTGACCATTCAAAAAGGTACAGAAGAACAATATAGTGTTGAATATAAGTTAGATGAATCGAAGTTTAACGATGAGGGTGAACTAACAGCTCCAATCAAAAAAGGTGAGCAACTTGGTACGATGAACCTTAAGAATAGTGGAGATGATTTTGGTTATATTACCGACAATGAAAGTAAACGAGAAACAGTTGCAGTGGTTACACAATCTGGTGTAGAAAAAGCTAACTGGTTTGTCTTAACGTTACGTACTATTGGGGACTTTTTCAGTGATATTTTCACAAGCGTTGCTGATACAGTAAAAGGTTGGTTCTAA
- the pdxS gene encoding pyridoxal 5'-phosphate synthase lyase subunit PdxS, whose translation MSRTGTDRVKRGMAEMQKGGVIMDVVNAEQAKIAEEAGAVAVMALERVPADIRAAGGVARMADPTIVEEVMNAVSIPVMAKARIGHVVEARVLESLGVDYIDESEVLTPADEIYHIKKNDYTVPFVCGCRNLGEATRRIGEGASMLRTKGEPGTGNIVEAVRHMREVQSQIRQVVSLSDDELMTYAKDHGAPYELLLQIKEEGRLPVVNFAAGGIATPADAALMMQLGADGVFVGSGIFKSNNPQKFARAIVEATTHYDDYKLIGELSKDLGTAMKGMEMSTLTESDRMQDRSQ comes from the coding sequence ATGTCAAGAACAGGTACAGATCGTGTAAAACGTGGTATGGCAGAAATGCAAAAAGGCGGCGTCATCATGGACGTTGTTAACGCAGAACAGGCTAAAATTGCTGAGGAAGCAGGTGCCGTTGCCGTAATGGCATTAGAGCGTGTTCCAGCAGATATTCGTGCAGCAGGCGGCGTTGCTCGTATGGCTGACCCAACAATTGTTGAGGAAGTTATGAACGCTGTATCCATTCCAGTAATGGCTAAAGCACGTATTGGTCATGTTGTGGAAGCTCGTGTATTAGAATCTCTTGGTGTAGACTACATTGATGAAAGTGAAGTACTAACACCAGCTGATGAGATTTATCACATTAAAAAGAACGACTATACAGTTCCATTTGTTTGCGGCTGTCGTAACCTTGGTGAAGCAACTCGTCGTATTGGTGAAGGTGCTTCTATGCTTCGTACAAAAGGTGAACCAGGAACAGGTAACATCGTAGAAGCAGTACGCCATATGCGTGAAGTGCAATCTCAAATTCGTCAGGTTGTAAGCTTGTCAGATGATGAGTTAATGACGTATGCGAAAGACCATGGTGCACCTTATGAGCTTCTTCTTCAGATCAAGGAAGAAGGTCGTCTTCCGGTAGTAAACTTTGCAGCAGGTGGTATTGCAACACCAGCAGATGCAGCACTTATGATGCAGCTTGGTGCTGATGGGGTCTTCGTTGGATCTGGAATCTTCAAATCCAATAACCCACAGAAGTTTGCTCGTGCGATTGTAGAAGCAACTACACATTACGATGATTACAAACTAATTGGTGAACTTTCAAAAGATCTTGGTACAGCGATGAAGGGTATGGAAATGTCTACTCTTACAGAATCTGACCGTATGCAAGATCGCAGCCAGTAA
- the pdxT gene encoding pyridoxal 5'-phosphate synthase glutaminase subunit PdxT produces the protein MTKIGVLGLQGAVREHIRSVEESGAEGIVVKRIEQLDEIDGLIIPGGESTTMCRLIDKYHFLEPLQAFGKSGKPIFGTCAGLILLAADVQGRDTSHLGLMNMKVERNAFGRQRESFEAELEIQGVADDFEAVFIRAPYIAEVGEGASVLSQYQDKIVAAQEGHYLACAFHPELTDDHRLTAHFVKMVEESKKSLAC, from the coding sequence ATGACAAAAATTGGTGTATTAGGTTTACAAGGTGCTGTCCGTGAGCACATTCGCTCTGTTGAAGAGAGTGGTGCTGAAGGCATCGTTGTGAAACGTATAGAACAACTTGATGAAATTGATGGTTTAATTATTCCAGGTGGCGAAAGTACAACCATGTGCCGTCTGATCGATAAATATCACTTTTTAGAGCCTCTTCAAGCTTTCGGAAAGAGTGGGAAGCCGATCTTTGGAACATGTGCAGGACTGATTTTATTAGCTGCAGATGTACAAGGTCGTGACACCTCTCACTTAGGCTTAATGAATATGAAGGTTGAACGAAATGCATTCGGTCGTCAACGTGAAAGCTTTGAAGCTGAACTTGAAATACAAGGTGTAGCGGATGATTTTGAAGCGGTATTTATACGCGCTCCTTATATCGCTGAAGTAGGTGAGGGTGCGTCGGTGCTTTCTCAATATCAGGATAAGATTGTAGCAGCTCAAGAAGGTCACTACTTGGCATGTGCCTTCCACCCAGAGTTAACGGATGATCATCGATTAACAGCCCATTTTGTTAAAATGGTGGAAGAATCGAAAAAATCCCTTGCATGTTAA
- the guaB gene encoding IMP dehydrogenase — MREDKFVKESLTFDDVLLIPAKSDVLPREVDVATSLSKTLNLNVPIISAGMDTVTEAEMAIGMARQGGLGIIHKSMSIEEQAEQVDRVKRSESGVISNPFFLTPENQVYDAEHLMGKFRISGVPIVNNDVEQKLTGIITNRDLRFIQDYSIQISEVMTSENLVTAPVGTTLEEAGKILQGYKIEKLPLIDEEGVLKGLITIKDIEKVIEFPNSAKDEQGRLLAGAAVGVTADADLRIQKLVEAGVDVVVIDTAHGHSQGVMDQVRKVREEYPDLNIMAGNVGTKQGTRDLIEAGANIIKVGIGPGSICTTRVVAGVGVPQISAVYECASEAAKHDIPVIADGGIKYSGDIAKALAAGAHAVMLGSLFAGVTESPGETEIFQGRRFKVYRGMGSVGAMKSGSKDRYFQESEQANKLVPEGIEGRVPYKGPLSDSVHQLLGGLRSSMGYCGADTLDRFREEAQFTRITNAGLRESHPHDVQITKEAPNYSV; from the coding sequence ATGAGAGAAGATAAGTTTGTAAAAGAGAGCTTAACGTTTGATGATGTATTGCTTATTCCAGCGAAATCGGATGTACTACCAAGAGAGGTTGATGTGGCAACAAGCTTGTCGAAAACCCTTAATCTGAATGTACCTATCATTAGTGCTGGTATGGATACTGTAACTGAAGCAGAAATGGCAATTGGCATGGCAAGACAAGGTGGACTAGGGATCATCCACAAGAGTATGTCCATTGAGGAACAAGCTGAGCAGGTTGATCGTGTGAAGCGCAGCGAAAGTGGTGTTATTTCAAATCCATTCTTTTTAACGCCTGAAAATCAGGTTTATGATGCTGAGCACTTGATGGGGAAATTTCGCATTTCAGGTGTGCCAATTGTGAATAATGATGTAGAACAGAAGCTTACAGGAATTATTACAAATCGTGATCTTCGTTTTATCCAGGACTATTCCATTCAAATTTCAGAAGTGATGACGAGTGAAAATCTAGTCACAGCCCCAGTTGGGACAACGTTAGAGGAAGCGGGAAAAATCCTACAAGGATACAAGATTGAAAAGCTTCCACTCATCGATGAAGAAGGTGTACTCAAAGGACTTATTACGATTAAGGACATTGAAAAAGTGATTGAATTCCCTAACTCAGCTAAAGATGAACAAGGTCGTTTACTTGCTGGAGCTGCGGTAGGTGTAACAGCTGATGCAGATCTCCGTATTCAAAAGCTTGTTGAAGCTGGAGTGGATGTTGTTGTTATCGATACAGCTCATGGTCATTCTCAAGGTGTTATGGATCAAGTGCGTAAGGTAAGGGAAGAATATCCTGATTTGAATATTATGGCTGGTAACGTAGGAACCAAACAAGGAACACGCGATTTAATTGAAGCAGGAGCGAACATTATTAAGGTTGGTATTGGACCTGGTTCCATTTGTACAACTCGTGTTGTTGCAGGTGTCGGTGTTCCACAAATTTCAGCAGTTTATGAATGTGCATCTGAAGCGGCAAAGCATGATATCCCTGTTATTGCTGATGGAGGAATTAAATATTCTGGTGATATTGCAAAAGCTCTTGCAGCCGGTGCTCATGCAGTTATGCTTGGTAGCCTTTTTGCAGGCGTAACAGAAAGCCCTGGAGAGACAGAAATCTTCCAAGGACGCCGTTTTAAGGTTTATCGTGGTATGGGCTCTGTTGGTGCTATGAAATCTGGATCAAAGGATCGTTACTTCCAAGAATCAGAACAAGCTAACAAACTTGTACCTGAAGGAATTGAAGGTCGCGTACCTTATAAAGGTCCATTATCAGATTCTGTACATCAGCTTCTTGGAGGTCTCCGTTCAAGTATGGGTTACTGCGGAGCAGACACATTAGATCGTTTTAGAGAAGAAGCTCAGTTTACACGCATTACAAATGCTGGTTTACGTGAGAGCCATCCTCATGATGTGCAAATTACTAAAGAAGCACCAAACTATAGTGTGTAA
- a CDS encoding methyl-accepting chemotaxis protein, which translates to MSIGKRIILFSSIPLVISLLLIGFIISQMVDLQRSSSNEVELLLTAETLNGDIISAEQSLNHYSSNASEGNKIAALSAVQKIQTDLNDLKGQLKTDDQMHWFERISTKYEKLSSTAQEALQSNDVNEVKRQAARTGGILNDVFMLNRSANQWYEKEIAQRKADIEQLIWFTVIASAVLIVLSVIASGILTRKTATPIQKLAEKANRVAEGDLTVEIQETKTRKDEIGQLESAFQYMMTSLTDTIKSIETMNREVNEFSEDLTREVNMLTEGSKQVASSTEELAQGSQSISSDIQESSSLIDNMASDFEANVEATKQSRTQSRDALQSVNQGQESLSNQRQIVDESVQSMKQVEDSVQSFVQYTDEIENTVQLVNEIAEQTNLLALNAAIEAARAGEHGKGFAVVAEEVRKLADESTKATKQIFEMVQHIQNGVINIQEVTERSMKLSQDQQQSMEHTEGAFSHIDKQVSVIHEELETLAEGVEKSNSIAAQISAAQQNISAVTEETAASTEEIHASTEQQQRSFETVQDKVQSLRELITNLDDQLKKFKV; encoded by the coding sequence ATGTCGATTGGAAAGCGAATTATTTTATTTTCATCCATTCCATTAGTTATTAGTCTACTTCTCATTGGCTTTATCATTTCGCAAATGGTGGATTTACAGAGATCCTCAAGCAATGAAGTAGAGCTTTTGCTAACAGCAGAAACGTTAAATGGAGACATTATATCAGCTGAACAATCATTAAATCATTATTCTTCAAATGCTTCTGAAGGGAACAAGATAGCAGCACTATCAGCTGTACAAAAAATCCAAACTGACCTCAATGATTTAAAAGGTCAATTGAAAACGGATGATCAAATGCACTGGTTTGAACGCATAAGTACTAAGTATGAAAAGCTATCATCCACAGCTCAAGAAGCTTTACAGTCAAATGATGTTAATGAAGTTAAACGTCAGGCTGCTCGAACAGGTGGGATTTTAAATGATGTGTTCATGTTAAACCGTTCTGCAAATCAATGGTATGAAAAAGAGATAGCACAACGAAAAGCGGATATTGAGCAACTCATATGGTTTACAGTCATAGCAAGTGCTGTACTCATTGTTTTATCCGTTATTGCATCAGGTATCTTAACTAGAAAAACAGCAACACCTATTCAGAAGTTAGCCGAAAAAGCTAATCGAGTTGCTGAGGGAGATCTTACTGTTGAAATACAAGAGACCAAAACTCGAAAAGATGAGATTGGTCAATTAGAGTCAGCCTTTCAATATATGATGACGAGTTTAACAGATACGATTAAGTCGATTGAAACGATGAACCGTGAAGTCAATGAATTCAGTGAAGACCTAACTAGAGAAGTGAATATGTTAACGGAAGGGTCCAAACAAGTCGCTTCATCTACAGAAGAACTGGCTCAAGGGAGTCAATCCATCTCCTCTGATATTCAAGAATCTAGTTCATTAATCGATAACATGGCAAGCGATTTCGAAGCTAATGTGGAGGCGACAAAGCAATCTAGAACACAAAGTCGTGATGCGTTACAGTCTGTTAATCAAGGTCAAGAATCCTTATCTAACCAACGCCAAATCGTAGATGAAAGTGTTCAATCTATGAAACAAGTAGAGGATTCTGTTCAATCATTTGTTCAGTACACTGATGAGATAGAAAATACTGTTCAACTCGTAAATGAAATCGCAGAACAGACGAATTTACTAGCCCTTAACGCAGCTATCGAAGCAGCTCGAGCAGGTGAACATGGTAAAGGTTTCGCGGTAGTAGCAGAGGAAGTTCGTAAACTAGCAGATGAATCGACGAAGGCTACAAAACAAATTTTTGAAATGGTTCAGCATATCCAAAATGGAGTAATCAACATCCAAGAGGTAACTGAACGTTCTATGAAATTGTCTCAAGATCAACAGCAATCGATGGAGCATACAGAAGGTGCATTTTCTCATATTGATAAACAGGTATCTGTTATTCATGAAGAGTTAGAGACCCTTGCTGAAGGTGTTGAAAAGTCTAACTCTATAGCTGCACAAATATCAGCTGCCCAACAAAATATTAGTGCTGTGACTGAAGAAACCGCTGCAAGCACAGAAGAAATTCATGCATCCACTGAACAACAGCAACGTTCATTTGAGACTGTTCAAGATAAAGTGCAAAGCTTACGTGAATTGATTACGAATCTCGATGATCAGTTGAAGAAATTTAAGGTTTAA
- the serS gene encoding serine--tRNA ligase, which produces MLDMKYLRANFDEVKAKLQKRGEDLSDLDKFGELDERRRELIRKTEELKAKRNEVSKQISAMKKEKKDADHLITEMREVGERVKALDTELKEVEEQLETLMLSIPNIPHESVPVGEDEDDNVLDREWGDVPQFGFEAKPHWDIADQLGILDFERASKVTGSRFVFYKNLGARLERALMSFMMDIHADEHGYEEMLPPYMINSTSMTGTGQLPKFAEDAFKIEEWDYYLAPTAEVPVTNYHREEILTDEDLPKKYVAFSGCFRSEAGSAGRDTRGLIRQHQFNKVELVHFVKPEESYDVLEQLTGHAEKVLQLLKLPYRVMSMCTGDLGFTAAKKYDIEVWIPSQDTYREISSCSNFEDFQARRAGIRFRREQKGKPEFVHTLNGSGLAIGRTVAAILENYQKEDGTVVIPEVLRPYMGGKEVIK; this is translated from the coding sequence ATGTTAGACATGAAGTATTTACGAGCTAATTTTGATGAAGTGAAAGCGAAATTACAAAAACGAGGAGAAGACTTATCTGATCTTGATAAGTTCGGTGAATTGGATGAGCGTCGTCGTGAGCTTATTCGTAAAACAGAAGAACTAAAGGCAAAACGTAACGAAGTATCTAAACAAATCTCTGCTATGAAAAAAGAGAAAAAAGATGCTGACCATCTCATTACAGAAATGCGTGAGGTTGGTGAGCGCGTTAAAGCTCTTGATACCGAATTAAAAGAGGTAGAAGAACAGCTCGAAACATTGATGCTTTCTATTCCAAACATTCCTCATGAGAGTGTTCCTGTTGGTGAAGATGAAGATGACAACGTCCTTGATCGTGAGTGGGGAGACGTGCCTCAATTTGGGTTTGAAGCAAAACCCCATTGGGATATTGCTGACCAGTTAGGTATTTTGGACTTCGAACGTGCATCTAAAGTTACTGGAAGCCGTTTCGTCTTTTATAAAAACTTAGGTGCTCGCTTAGAGCGTGCTTTAATGAGTTTCATGATGGATATTCATGCTGATGAGCACGGCTATGAAGAAATGCTCCCTCCATACATGATTAACAGCACAAGCATGACAGGAACAGGTCAGCTCCCTAAATTCGCAGAGGATGCTTTCAAGATTGAAGAATGGGATTACTATCTTGCTCCTACAGCTGAAGTCCCTGTTACAAACTATCACCGTGAAGAGATCTTAACAGACGAAGATCTGCCGAAGAAATATGTAGCCTTTAGTGGTTGCTTCCGTTCTGAAGCTGGGTCTGCAGGTCGTGACACGCGTGGGTTAATTCGTCAGCATCAATTTAACAAAGTTGAACTTGTACACTTTGTAAAGCCTGAAGAATCTTACGATGTACTTGAGCAGTTAACAGGCCACGCAGAAAAAGTATTGCAATTGCTTAAATTGCCATACCGTGTGATGAGCATGTGTACAGGAGACCTTGGCTTCACTGCTGCGAAAAAATACGACATTGAAGTTTGGATCCCAAGCCAAGATACGTACCGTGAAATCTCTTCTTGCTCTAACTTTGAAGATTTCCAGGCACGCCGCGCAGGCATCCGTTTCCGCCGCGAACAAAAAGGAAAGCCAGAATTTGTACACACACTTAATGGATCTGGCCTAGCAATCGGCCGTACAGTAGCTGCAATTCTTGAAAATTACCAGAAAGAAGACGGCACTGTTGTAATTCCTGAAGTCCTACGTCCGTATATGGGTGGTAAGGAAGTTATTAAGTAA
- a CDS encoding deoxynucleoside kinase — MNRRNEYGIPHDSVITIAGTVGVGKSTMTNALAKALNFRTSLEKVDTNPYLDKFYHDFERWSFHLQVYFLAERFKEQKKIFEYGGGFIQDRSIYEDTGIFAKMHYEKGTMNEVDYNTYTNLFDAMVMTPYFPHPDLLIYLEGSFDDVVGRIQERGRPMEQQTPVEYWEEMFNRYENWIDNFNSCPVLRLNIADYDVVNDPTSIEPILEKIGHFIQQSRKWRSRQLT, encoded by the coding sequence ATGAATCGAAGAAACGAATATGGCATCCCGCATGATTCGGTCATTACAATTGCCGGAACCGTTGGCGTAGGTAAGTCAACGATGACAAATGCCTTAGCGAAAGCTCTTAACTTTAGAACTTCATTAGAGAAAGTGGATACGAATCCTTATTTAGATAAGTTTTATCATGACTTTGAACGTTGGAGCTTTCACTTGCAAGTGTACTTCTTAGCAGAACGATTCAAAGAACAAAAGAAAATCTTTGAATATGGCGGTGGCTTTATTCAAGATCGTTCTATCTACGAAGATACAGGGATCTTTGCCAAAATGCATTACGAGAAAGGCACAATGAATGAGGTGGATTATAACACGTACACAAACCTCTTTGATGCCATGGTTATGACACCTTACTTCCCTCATCCTGATCTATTAATTTATCTAGAAGGATCGTTTGATGATGTGGTCGGTCGAATCCAAGAACGTGGACGCCCAATGGAGCAACAAACACCTGTTGAATACTGGGAAGAAATGTTCAATCGCTATGAAAACTGGATCGACAACTTCAATTCATGTCCAGTTCTTCGTCTAAATATTGCTGATTATGATGTTGTAAATGACCCAACTTCAATAGAACCAATCCTTGAGAAAATTGGTCACTTCATTCAACAATCAAGAAAATGGAGATCACGTCAATTAACATAA
- a CDS encoding VOC family protein, protein MKSPIHNQINTVFVHVRDLKQAVKWYGDLLGLSYKLDTVADPVHNIHVNHHTCLTLDAGPSELTKEFTPSPYPLFNIQSTNIDDAFNYVTELGYQIDSDIIRFDDVSFFNVKDPNGNVIMICEG, encoded by the coding sequence GTGAAAAGTCCAATTCATAATCAAATCAATACAGTATTTGTTCATGTGAGAGACTTGAAACAAGCTGTGAAATGGTATGGTGATCTATTGGGACTATCTTATAAACTCGATACAGTAGCAGACCCTGTTCACAATATACATGTAAATCATCACACGTGTCTGACACTAGATGCAGGGCCATCTGAATTGACTAAGGAATTTACCCCATCACCTTATCCATTGTTTAACATACAATCCACAAATATAGATGATGCATTTAATTATGTAACAGAGCTTGGATATCAAATTGACTCTGATATTATACGATTTGACGATGTTTCATTCTTTAATGTGAAAGATCCTAATGGAAATGTCATTATGATTTGTGAAGGGTAA
- a CDS encoding BMP family protein — protein sequence MKKSLLVVLACFAFILSACGTKEEAKASSEQKSIGLVVTQSGLGDESFSDSAFKGLERARDEEGILFDYREPLEGEHEKHMAELIQEGHDLIIGLSFRSQAAMEALAEKYPEQEFVLIDSVSDYDNITSITFKEDEGSKLIGLIAGMRTESNTVGFIGGEDIPVVQNFEKGFREGVKQANPDAEVLVNYTNTFEDDEKGAEVARKQIEEGADFVFPAAGFSGIGALKETQAQGKYAFGVDSDQYYLAEDAIVTSMLKRVDIALYDMAKRLKSNQEFTGEHIELGLEQGGVGLAPIRIIQLTSDEQAILDKAKGKGE from the coding sequence TTGAAGAAAAGTCTTTTAGTTGTTTTGGCATGCTTTGCTTTCATTTTGAGTGCATGTGGCACGAAAGAAGAAGCGAAAGCATCTTCAGAGCAAAAGAGTATCGGTCTGGTTGTGACACAAAGTGGATTAGGGGATGAGTCCTTTAGTGATTCAGCATTTAAGGGGCTAGAACGTGCACGCGATGAAGAAGGTATTCTATTTGATTATCGTGAGCCGCTTGAAGGTGAACATGAAAAGCATATGGCAGAATTGATTCAGGAAGGCCATGATCTCATTATTGGGTTAAGTTTCCGTTCACAAGCTGCTATGGAAGCTTTAGCTGAAAAGTATCCAGAGCAAGAGTTTGTATTAATCGATTCCGTTTCAGATTATGACAATATAACATCCATTACATTCAAAGAAGATGAAGGTAGTAAGCTTATAGGTTTAATTGCTGGAATGCGAACGGAGAGTAATACCGTCGGGTTTATCGGTGGAGAAGATATTCCTGTAGTACAAAACTTTGAAAAGGGTTTTCGAGAAGGTGTGAAGCAAGCCAATCCGGATGCAGAAGTATTAGTGAATTACACAAACACATTTGAAGATGATGAAAAAGGTGCTGAAGTAGCTCGGAAACAAATTGAGGAAGGCGCAGATTTTGTTTTCCCTGCAGCAGGTTTTTCGGGGATTGGTGCATTAAAAGAAACTCAAGCACAAGGCAAATATGCTTTTGGTGTGGATAGTGATCAGTATTATTTAGCTGAAGATGCAATCGTAACATCCATGCTTAAACGAGTGGATATTGCTTTATATGATATGGCGAAACGGTTAAAGAGTAATCAAGAATTTACTGGAGAGCATATTGAGCTTGGTTTAGAACAAGGTGGAGTAGGACTCGCTCCAATACGTATTATTCAATTAACAAGCGATGAACAAGCTATTTTAGATAAAGCAAAGGGAAAGGGGGAGTAG
- a CDS encoding deoxynucleoside kinase yields the protein MGRTPFIAVEGPIGVGKTSLAKKIASQFEYTLLKEIVEENPFLGKFYDDIEEWSFQTEMFFLCNRYKQLEDIEKKYLACNKPVVSDYHISKNLIFAERTLKEEQYNKYVQIYDILTQDMPRPNMIVYLHASLDTLLDRIRMRGRKVEQNIQASYLEQLSADYDLFMEKFEKENPDIPVIRFNGDDLDFIKHQDDLDYMIQTIENHFEKGEVIQ from the coding sequence ATGGGACGCACACCCTTTATAGCAGTGGAAGGCCCCATCGGTGTTGGGAAAACATCTCTTGCCAAGAAGATTGCCTCCCAATTTGAATACACGCTATTAAAAGAAATTGTTGAGGAGAATCCGTTTTTAGGGAAGTTTTACGACGATATTGAAGAGTGGAGCTTTCAAACGGAAATGTTTTTCTTGTGTAATCGTTATAAGCAACTAGAAGACATCGAAAAGAAATATCTCGCTTGTAATAAACCGGTTGTATCGGATTACCATATTTCCAAAAACTTAATTTTTGCTGAAAGAACGTTGAAAGAAGAACAATATAATAAATATGTACAAATTTACGATATTCTAACACAAGACATGCCAAGGCCGAATATGATTGTCTATCTTCATGCAAGCCTGGACACATTGTTAGATCGTATCCGTATGCGAGGTCGCAAAGTCGAGCAAAATATACAGGCCAGTTACCTGGAACAGCTCTCTGCGGATTATGACCTGTTTATGGAGAAGTTTGAGAAAGAGAATCCAGATATTCCTGTCATTCGGTTTAATGGTGATGATTTAGACTTTATCAAGCATCAGGATGATTTGGATTACATGATTCAAACGATCGAAAATCATTTTGAAAAAGGGGAAGTTATACAATGA